The Vulgatibacter sp. genome window below encodes:
- a CDS encoding phage tail tube protein codes for MAKIGYGTTVGVESGTTPGTFIPIGGITGFTPPQGSTEEVDVTTMESPDATTESIPGMRTYAAASLTVLADPADPGQIRMDEVAVTREVVNFEGVLSNGETYTFSGFVPQDGVSEVTMGGVITKTYSLKPSGVVTKTAA; via the coding sequence ATGGCGAAGATCGGCTACGGAACCACCGTCGGCGTCGAGAGCGGCACCACCCCGGGGACCTTCATCCCCATCGGCGGGATCACCGGATTCACCCCGCCGCAGGGCTCGACGGAGGAGGTGGACGTCACGACCATGGAGTCGCCCGACGCCACCACGGAAAGCATCCCGGGGATGCGCACCTACGCGGCGGCCTCGCTCACCGTCCTGGCCGACCCCGCCGACCCGGGGCAGATCCGGATGGACGAGGTGGCGGTCACCCGCGAGGTCGTGAACTTCGAGGGCGTGCTCTCCAACGGCGAGACCTACACCTTCTCCGGCTTCGTCCCCCAGGACGGCGTGTCCGAGGTGACGATGGGCGGCGTGATCACCAAGACCTACTCGCTGAAGCCGAGCGGGGTCGTGACCAAGACGGCGGCCTGA
- a CDS encoding efflux RND transporter periplasmic adaptor subunit: MATPRLAPSTYERSYVTNLSARRRTEVRARARGIVEAVHVDEGQAVKEGDLLFVVSAGELEHELEKARAARKSAEAELQAARVERNNTSMLHERNIVSESELALADARLQAARARLDEARAVEGQADLAARYSRVRAPFAGVVNRIPHKLGATVDEGELLTTITDTSEMLAYFRLSEQEYLAAWAPGRGEPVREVHLRLADGQIYSQAGTIDAMETEIDTGTGSIGLRARFPNPAGVLLHGGSGTVSVKVPLGEALLVPQKSTFQVQDQIYVYALDADGAARARRIEPVSRLGEFFVVRSGLGPDEKFIVEGLQHVREGDRIAARPVALAAGN, encoded by the coding sequence GTGGCGACGCCGCGCCTGGCTCCCTCGACGTACGAGCGCAGCTACGTCACGAATCTGAGCGCCCGCAGGCGTACCGAGGTCCGCGCCCGCGCGCGCGGGATCGTCGAGGCGGTCCACGTGGACGAGGGGCAGGCCGTGAAGGAGGGGGATCTCCTGTTCGTCGTGAGCGCCGGCGAGCTCGAACACGAGCTCGAGAAGGCGCGGGCTGCGCGCAAGAGCGCGGAGGCAGAGCTGCAGGCTGCGCGGGTCGAGCGAAACAACACCTCGATGCTGCACGAGCGGAACATCGTCTCCGAGAGTGAGCTCGCCCTCGCCGATGCCCGCCTCCAGGCGGCGCGCGCCCGCCTCGACGAGGCCCGCGCCGTCGAGGGCCAGGCAGACCTCGCCGCTCGATACTCGCGGGTGCGGGCTCCCTTCGCGGGCGTCGTGAACCGAATTCCGCACAAGCTGGGGGCCACGGTGGACGAAGGAGAGCTCCTGACGACGATCACCGACACCTCCGAGATGCTCGCCTACTTCCGGCTTTCGGAGCAGGAGTACCTCGCAGCCTGGGCCCCAGGACGCGGCGAGCCGGTGCGCGAGGTGCACCTCCGCCTCGCCGATGGTCAGATCTACAGCCAGGCCGGCACGATCGACGCGATGGAGACGGAGATCGACACGGGGACCGGTAGCATCGGCCTGCGGGCTCGCTTTCCCAACCCGGCGGGCGTGCTCCTGCACGGCGGGAGCGGCACGGTTTCCGTGAAGGTGCCACTGGGCGAGGCGCTGCTCGTGCCCCAGAAGAGCACCTTCCAGGTGCAGGATCAGATCTACGTCTATGCCCTGGATGCCGACGGGGCGGCCCGCGCACGGCGCATCGAGCCAGTGAGCCGCCTGGGGGAGTTCTTCGTCGTGCGGTCGGGCCTCGGTCCGGACGAGAAGTTCATCGTCGAGGGGCTCCAGCACGTGAGGGAGGGCGATCGCATCGCCGCCCGGCCCGTCGCTCTCGCCGCGGGGAATTGA
- a CDS encoding YHYH domain-containing protein, producing the protein MRLALGTIIALLPLAAGAHGGGLDGNGGHHNRKTGEYHCHREPCFSNQAKSKAKPAKAKKPDEQKRPTTGDADTDALKL; encoded by the coding sequence ATGCGCCTTGCACTTGGAACGATCATCGCCCTGCTGCCGCTGGCCGCCGGGGCTCACGGCGGCGGCCTGGACGGCAATGGCGGCCACCACAACCGCAAGACGGGCGAGTACCACTGCCATCGCGAGCCGTGCTTCTCGAACCAGGCGAAGTCGAAGGCGAAGCCCGCCAAGGCCAAGAAGCCGGACGAGCAGAAGCGGCCAACCACCGGCGACGCCGACACCGACGCACTCAAGCTGTGA
- a CDS encoding head-tail connector protein, which yields MALQVVNAGASPVTLQEAKDYLRVDGADEDSTIQRLIDSAVEYSQEYTGRQLCTATLRLVLDAFPCGRELELPRAPLRSVTSVQYYDEAGQLQTLEAAAYHEDTVTMPGRLVLAAGQSWPATQCRPGAVRIDFEAGHGEAAAVPARIRSAILVELENGYRERGDRDNRGTVTDLLRPFKVW from the coding sequence ATGGCGCTCCAGGTCGTGAACGCCGGGGCCTCCCCGGTCACCCTCCAGGAGGCGAAGGACTACCTCCGTGTCGACGGCGCCGATGAGGACTCGACGATCCAGCGGCTGATCGACAGCGCGGTGGAGTACTCGCAGGAATACACGGGCCGCCAGCTCTGCACGGCGACGCTGCGGCTGGTGCTCGACGCCTTCCCGTGCGGCCGCGAGCTCGAGCTGCCGCGGGCGCCTCTGCGGTCGGTCACCTCGGTGCAGTACTACGACGAGGCCGGCCAACTGCAGACGCTCGAGGCGGCGGCCTACCACGAAGATACGGTGACGATGCCCGGGCGCCTGGTGCTCGCGGCGGGGCAGAGCTGGCCCGCCACGCAGTGCCGGCCGGGCGCGGTGCGGATCGACTTCGAGGCTGGCCACGGCGAAGCAGCCGCGGTGCCTGCCCGGATCCGCTCCGCGATCCTGGTGGAGCTCGAGAACGGCTACCGGGAGCGCGGCGACCGCGACAACAGGGGCACGGTGACCGACCTGCTCCGTCCCTTCAAGGTGTGGTGA
- a CDS encoding phage major capsid protein — MNLQTMRESRAKNADEMKAILATAEKEERELTAEEAARFDALKATNATLKANIERAEYSAAEQADLAAVRPSVGRLGAGFRGAEAKREFESFGEFMHAVRFNPNDQRLQFGAMDMDGGAGPGENGGFAVPKQFRGELLKIDPKAATIRPRATVLPAGTPPDAEITMPALDQTSTSNVYGGVSVSWIAEGAAKPQTDLALKEVSLKPFEVAGHIVVTDKLLRNWGAASALIEAQFRAAIVGAEETVFFSGNGVGKPTGLLAAANGAALAVNRATANTITYADTVAMLAVFLGSQGVWIGSRAALPQLMQMRDEAGNLVWSPDARSAIPTTLHGFPVIIDDRLAAALGAKGDFGLYDLSKYLIKDGSGPFVEASPHVKFTENKTVVKAFWNVDAKPWLTEPITTEGGTEVSPFVVLDIPAA; from the coding sequence ATGAACCTCCAGACGATGCGTGAGAGCCGCGCGAAGAACGCGGACGAGATGAAGGCGATCCTCGCCACGGCGGAGAAGGAGGAGCGCGAGCTCACCGCCGAGGAGGCCGCGCGCTTCGACGCCCTGAAGGCGACGAACGCCACCCTGAAGGCGAACATCGAGCGCGCCGAGTACTCGGCCGCCGAGCAGGCCGACCTCGCCGCGGTGCGCCCGAGCGTCGGCCGCCTGGGCGCTGGCTTCCGCGGTGCGGAGGCGAAGCGGGAGTTCGAGAGCTTCGGCGAGTTCATGCACGCCGTGCGCTTCAACCCCAACGACCAGCGCCTCCAGTTCGGCGCCATGGACATGGATGGCGGCGCCGGCCCCGGCGAGAACGGTGGCTTCGCGGTGCCGAAGCAGTTCCGGGGCGAGCTCCTGAAGATCGACCCGAAGGCTGCCACCATCCGCCCGCGCGCCACGGTGCTGCCGGCCGGCACCCCGCCGGACGCCGAGATCACCATGCCGGCGCTCGATCAGACCAGCACGTCGAACGTCTACGGCGGCGTGTCGGTGAGCTGGATCGCCGAGGGCGCGGCGAAGCCGCAGACGGACCTCGCGCTGAAGGAGGTGAGCCTCAAGCCGTTCGAGGTGGCCGGCCACATCGTGGTGACCGACAAGCTCCTGCGGAACTGGGGCGCGGCCAGCGCGCTGATCGAGGCGCAGTTCCGGGCGGCGATCGTCGGCGCCGAGGAGACGGTCTTCTTCTCGGGCAACGGCGTCGGCAAGCCGACCGGCCTCCTCGCGGCGGCCAACGGTGCGGCCCTCGCCGTCAACCGCGCCACCGCCAACACGATCACCTACGCCGACACGGTGGCCATGCTCGCCGTCTTCCTCGGCTCGCAGGGCGTGTGGATCGGCAGCCGCGCGGCCCTGCCGCAGCTCATGCAGATGCGCGACGAGGCCGGCAACCTGGTGTGGTCGCCGGACGCCCGCAGCGCCATCCCGACCACCCTGCACGGCTTCCCGGTGATCATCGACGATCGCCTCGCCGCCGCCCTGGGTGCGAAGGGCGACTTCGGCCTCTACGACCTGTCGAAGTACCTCATCAAGGACGGCTCCGGCCCGTTCGTCGAGGCTTCGCCGCACGTCAAGTTCACCGAGAACAAGACGGTCGTGAAGGCCTTCTGGAACGTCGACGCGAAGCCCTGGCTGACCGAGCCGATCACCACGGAGGGCGGCACCGAGGTCTCGCCGTTCGTGGTCCTCGACATCCCGGCGGCCTGA
- a CDS encoding ImmA/IrrE family metallo-endopeptidase, translated as MPTLWKQMKDAGYRANDLLRHFGISEPAVDVEAIATSMGIEVRETVQPGWSGALDMRGETPVIWVQANEVPARKRFTIAHELGHLLLHPVRKVAFRDRVVASNDGVDQYDGTPKQEYEANDFAASLLMPLWMLDPLVMEHGADAMTLAQLFGVSKGAMRIRLGRLA; from the coding sequence ATGCCGACGCTTTGGAAGCAGATGAAGGACGCCGGTTACCGCGCCAACGACCTCCTGCGCCACTTCGGCATCAGTGAGCCCGCCGTCGACGTTGAGGCCATCGCCACGTCGATGGGAATCGAGGTCCGCGAGACCGTCCAGCCTGGCTGGTCGGGTGCGCTCGACATGCGTGGCGAGACGCCTGTCATCTGGGTACAGGCGAACGAGGTGCCTGCGAGGAAGCGCTTCACAATTGCGCACGAGCTCGGGCATTTGCTGCTCCATCCCGTGCGCAAGGTCGCCTTCCGCGACCGCGTCGTTGCGTCGAACGATGGCGTCGATCAGTACGACGGCACCCCCAAGCAGGAGTACGAGGCGAACGATTTCGCAGCGTCGCTCCTGATGCCGCTCTGGATGCTGGATCCGCTGGTAATGGAGCACGGTGCAGACGCGATGACGCTCGCGCAGCTCTTCGGCGTGTCGAAGGGCGCCATGCGCATCAGGCTGGGCCGGCTCGCGTGA
- a CDS encoding phage head closure protein — MGIAAGRLDRRIVIERSAETELDEYGHPKPGAGARWVEHAAVWAEVKETAARERTASPQVLAKRAATITIRWRSDVTTHMRVAYGGSHWNIRGLAEIGRREGLQLAVEAIEVPT, encoded by the coding sequence ATGGGCATCGCAGCGGGGCGGCTGGACCGCCGGATCGTCATCGAGCGGAGTGCCGAGACCGAGCTGGACGAGTACGGCCACCCGAAGCCCGGCGCCGGCGCGCGCTGGGTGGAGCATGCGGCCGTCTGGGCGGAGGTGAAGGAGACCGCCGCCCGGGAGCGCACGGCCTCGCCGCAGGTGCTCGCGAAGCGCGCGGCGACCATCACCATCCGCTGGCGCTCGGACGTCACCACGCACATGCGTGTCGCCTACGGCGGCTCGCACTGGAACATCCGCGGCCTCGCCGAGATCGGGCGCAGGGAGGGGCTGCAGCTCGCCGTCGAGGCGATCGAGGTCCCGACGTGA
- a CDS encoding efflux RND transporter permease subunit: MFTKFVRRPVLAVVVSILICLLGLISLARLPRTLYPAVAPPEVNVTVEYTGANAETVTKAAIVPLERAINGVPGMKYMSSDAGNDGVGVVQVIFETGTDPDVAAINVQNRVNAVMGELPSEVIKNGVKIGKEENAMLMYLSIFSDNIEHDEKFLYNFADINVLGELKRIQGVGYADILGAKEYAMRIWLKPDRMVAYGLSADDVIEALELANVEAAPGKIGENSDRGSTPLQYTVRYSGKFNTPEQYASIPLRSRIDGSILRIRDVAEVEFGTSYFDVEAKFDGRPAAAIMLKQLPGSNASDVITAVKARLAELQREAFLPGMEFRVSFDVSRFLDASVRQVVQTLLEALLLVSLVVFLFLQDRRSTAIVLAAVPVSLVGTFAMVLLLGFSLNLITLFALLLAIGIVVDDAIVVVEAVHAKMEATGLSPREATVAAVREIGGAIVAITLVMTSVFLPVSFIGGASGIFYKQFSLTMAVAIALSGVVALTLTPALCAKWLKPHHGASRPSWLGRFFAGFNARYDALEGRAVRVFTAAACRRVVTLGLLAVFILGTGAVSVITPTGFIPQEDQGLFYASVTAPPGATLERTKEVVDAIREAGQDLPGVESIATLAGTNVLSDGTGASYGTALVNLQAWEDRDVSDQEIMEELARRTRHIKDARIEFFPPPPVPGYGNASGFELRLLDKTGSGDFAAMQEVVNQFVQDLQARPEIESAFTIFDAGYPQYVVDVDIEKAAQKGVSVDAAMGTLQTMLGSEYATNFIRFGQMYKVMVQALPEYRAAPEDLLELRVKSEDGELVPFAAFATLRQGAGVDQVTRYNMYTSAELNGEGAPGVSSGAVLQAVQEVAGEKLPRGFGIAWAGVSLDEIEAGAEGLVVFWICLLFVYLVLSAKYESFVLPLVVLLSLPPGVFGAFFFVLVAGLENNLYTHVALVMLIGLLGKNAILVVEYAEQLRAGGASIVQAAIDASRLRLRPILMTSFAFIAGLLPLVFATGAGAAGNRTIGTTAAGGMLVGTAVGVVLVPGLYVIAAGLPALLRRRRKSAEPAEGPVQTEVAA; encoded by the coding sequence ATGTTCACGAAATTCGTCCGACGCCCCGTGCTCGCGGTGGTGGTCTCCATCCTCATCTGCCTGCTCGGCCTCATCAGCCTCGCGCGCTTGCCCAGAACGCTCTACCCCGCCGTCGCCCCTCCCGAGGTCAACGTCACGGTGGAGTACACAGGCGCCAACGCCGAGACGGTGACCAAGGCGGCGATCGTTCCGCTCGAGCGCGCCATCAACGGCGTGCCCGGGATGAAATACATGAGCTCCGATGCCGGCAACGACGGTGTCGGCGTGGTCCAGGTCATCTTCGAAACCGGCACCGATCCCGACGTCGCCGCGATCAACGTGCAAAACCGCGTCAACGCGGTGATGGGCGAGCTTCCGTCGGAGGTGATCAAGAACGGCGTGAAGATCGGCAAGGAAGAGAACGCGATGCTCATGTATCTGAGCATCTTCAGTGACAACATCGAGCACGACGAGAAGTTTCTCTACAATTTCGCGGACATCAACGTGCTCGGAGAGCTCAAGCGCATCCAGGGCGTGGGCTACGCCGACATCCTGGGCGCCAAGGAGTATGCGATGCGGATCTGGCTCAAGCCGGACCGCATGGTCGCGTACGGGCTCTCCGCCGACGACGTCATCGAGGCGCTCGAGCTGGCGAACGTCGAGGCTGCCCCGGGGAAGATCGGCGAGAACAGCGACCGCGGAAGCACCCCCCTGCAGTACACCGTCAGGTACTCGGGCAAGTTCAACACCCCGGAACAATACGCGAGCATTCCGCTGCGCTCGCGGATCGACGGCAGCATCCTCCGCATCCGCGACGTGGCGGAGGTGGAATTCGGCACGAGCTATTTCGATGTCGAGGCCAAATTCGACGGTCGGCCTGCAGCCGCGATCATGCTCAAGCAGCTGCCAGGCTCGAACGCGAGCGACGTGATCACCGCGGTGAAAGCCCGCCTGGCCGAGCTGCAGCGCGAGGCCTTCCTCCCGGGCATGGAGTTCCGCGTCAGCTTCGACGTCAGTCGGTTCCTCGATGCCTCGGTCCGCCAGGTCGTGCAGACGCTCCTGGAGGCCCTGCTGCTCGTGAGCCTCGTGGTCTTCCTCTTCCTCCAGGACCGACGCAGCACCGCCATCGTGCTCGCCGCGGTACCGGTGTCCCTCGTCGGCACCTTTGCCATGGTCCTGCTGCTCGGCTTCTCTCTCAACCTGATCACGCTCTTTGCGCTGCTTCTCGCGATCGGCATCGTCGTCGACGACGCCATCGTCGTGGTCGAGGCGGTCCACGCCAAGATGGAAGCAACCGGCCTCTCCCCCCGCGAGGCGACGGTCGCCGCCGTTCGAGAGATCGGGGGAGCCATCGTTGCGATCACCCTCGTGATGACATCGGTCTTCTTGCCCGTGTCCTTCATCGGCGGCGCTTCCGGTATCTTCTACAAGCAATTCTCGCTGACGATGGCGGTCGCCATTGCGCTCTCCGGCGTCGTGGCCCTCACCCTGACCCCGGCGCTGTGCGCGAAGTGGCTGAAGCCGCACCATGGCGCTTCGCGGCCCTCCTGGCTCGGCCGCTTCTTCGCCGGATTCAATGCACGCTACGACGCCCTCGAGGGACGGGCGGTGCGGGTCTTTACCGCGGCAGCGTGTCGGCGCGTCGTCACGCTGGGGTTGCTCGCAGTCTTCATCCTGGGCACCGGGGCCGTCTCGGTGATCACCCCCACGGGCTTCATTCCCCAGGAGGACCAGGGCCTCTTCTACGCGAGCGTGACCGCGCCGCCCGGCGCGACGCTCGAGCGAACCAAAGAAGTAGTGGACGCGATCCGGGAGGCCGGCCAGGACCTTCCCGGCGTGGAGAGCATTGCGACGCTCGCTGGCACCAACGTGCTCTCGGACGGCACCGGCGCGAGCTATGGAACGGCGCTGGTCAACCTGCAGGCCTGGGAAGACCGCGACGTGTCCGACCAGGAGATCATGGAGGAGCTCGCGAGGAGGACCCGGCACATCAAGGACGCTCGCATCGAGTTCTTTCCGCCCCCGCCGGTCCCTGGCTACGGCAATGCCAGCGGTTTCGAGTTGCGTCTTCTCGACAAGACCGGCAGCGGCGACTTCGCCGCGATGCAGGAGGTCGTGAACCAGTTCGTCCAGGACCTCCAGGCGCGCCCGGAGATCGAGAGCGCCTTCACGATCTTCGATGCCGGCTACCCGCAGTACGTGGTGGACGTCGACATCGAGAAAGCCGCGCAGAAAGGCGTCTCGGTGGACGCAGCCATGGGAACCTTGCAGACGATGCTCGGTAGCGAGTACGCGACCAATTTCATCCGGTTCGGGCAGATGTACAAGGTCATGGTGCAGGCACTGCCGGAGTACCGGGCTGCCCCCGAGGATCTGCTCGAGCTCCGGGTCAAGAGCGAAGACGGTGAGCTCGTGCCCTTCGCGGCGTTCGCAACGCTCCGCCAGGGCGCAGGCGTGGACCAGGTCACGCGATACAACATGTACACCTCTGCGGAGTTGAACGGCGAAGGTGCACCTGGCGTCAGCTCGGGAGCCGTGCTCCAGGCCGTGCAGGAGGTCGCCGGCGAGAAGCTGCCGCGAGGGTTCGGCATTGCGTGGGCCGGGGTTTCGCTCGACGAGATCGAGGCAGGCGCAGAGGGCCTGGTGGTCTTCTGGATCTGCCTGCTCTTCGTCTACCTCGTGCTCTCGGCGAAGTACGAAAGCTTCGTCCTTCCGCTGGTGGTGCTGCTCTCGCTACCCCCCGGCGTGTTCGGAGCCTTCTTCTTCGTGCTGGTCGCCGGTCTGGAGAACAACCTCTACACCCACGTCGCGCTCGTCATGCTCATCGGACTTCTCGGCAAGAACGCCATCCTCGTCGTCGAGTATGCGGAGCAGCTGCGCGCCGGCGGCGCCTCGATCGTGCAGGCGGCCATCGATGCTTCCCGGCTCCGGCTGCGGCCCATCCTGATGACCTCTTTCGCCTTCATCGCGGGTCTTCTGCCCCTCGTGTTCGCCACGGGGGCCGGCGCGGCCGGCAACCGCACCATCGGAACGACGGCAGCAGGCGGCATGCTGGTGGGCACGGCGGTCGGCGTCGTCCTCGTTCCCGGTCTCTACGTCATCGCCGCCGGCCTCCCGGCGCTCCTCCGGCGCCGCCGGAAGAGCGCCGAGCCGGCGGAAGGTCCGGTGCAGACGGAGGTGGCGGCGTGA
- a CDS encoding HK97 gp10 family phage protein encodes MSEGPIRGAKELSKTLKELGPKIEKRVMRQAVTAGAKVFRDEVRKHAASVPMKAEAKRRLRRAIRHKRSRGKPGEVGAGLFVASIPKKGKGEDEKGRPVDDPRVWSVWFDKGTKPRFRGGRSKAKKALAKLMGKKGFSGQIQAHEYFSKGFESGAAKAIEAVADDAHKRVEKEASKP; translated from the coding sequence GTGAGCGAGGGTCCCATCCGCGGCGCGAAGGAGCTCTCCAAGACGCTGAAGGAGCTGGGCCCGAAGATCGAGAAGCGGGTGATGCGCCAGGCGGTGACCGCCGGCGCGAAGGTCTTCCGGGACGAGGTGCGCAAGCACGCCGCCAGCGTCCCCATGAAGGCGGAGGCGAAGCGCCGGCTGCGGCGCGCGATCCGCCACAAGCGCAGCCGGGGGAAGCCCGGCGAGGTAGGCGCCGGCCTCTTCGTCGCCTCGATCCCGAAGAAGGGGAAGGGCGAGGACGAGAAGGGCAGGCCGGTCGACGATCCCCGCGTCTGGTCCGTCTGGTTCGACAAGGGCACGAAGCCTCGGTTCCGCGGCGGCCGCAGCAAGGCGAAGAAGGCCCTCGCGAAGCTGATGGGGAAGAAGGGCTTCAGCGGCCAGATCCAGGCGCACGAGTACTTCTCGAAGGGCTTCGAAAGCGGGGCGGCGAAAGCCATCGAGGCGGTCGCAGACGACGCCCACAAGCGCGTCGAGAAGGAAGCGAGCAAGCCATGA
- a CDS encoding DUF3168 domain-containing protein — protein sequence MNVDAGLRLHLVNDQAVAALVQPASIVCGGDLPEAATYPAIICAMPNSIPQVTLGGPTGLNETGIELEVLAPDSESANALDRARQIAAAVVAALHGWRGTWGDQEVQGVFLEAQADLERDEETQLAGVSLEFTVWHSRA from the coding sequence ATGAACGTGGACGCAGGCCTTCGGCTGCACCTGGTGAACGACCAGGCGGTGGCGGCGCTGGTGCAGCCGGCAAGCATCGTCTGCGGCGGCGACCTCCCCGAGGCCGCGACCTACCCGGCGATCATCTGCGCGATGCCCAACTCGATCCCGCAGGTCACCCTCGGCGGCCCGACCGGACTCAACGAGACGGGCATCGAGCTCGAGGTGCTCGCCCCCGACTCCGAAAGCGCGAACGCCCTCGATCGCGCGCGGCAGATCGCTGCGGCCGTGGTGGCGGCGCTCCATGGCTGGCGCGGCACCTGGGGCGACCAGGAGGTGCAGGGCGTCTTCCTCGAGGCGCAGGCAGACCTGGAAAGGGACGAGGAGACGCAGCTCGCGGGCGTCTCCCTGGAATTCACCGTCTGGCACAGCCGGGCGTAA
- a CDS encoding efflux transporter outer membrane subunit, with protein MRKTLVSVSTMLLLAACSAPDPMVVPDRPLPEAFENGGGDTVAKLPWQEFFTDEALRSLIAEAVGGNLDLLAAAQRIEIARAAVRASGGALLPQVAATASAGVRRYGQYTAEWAGNSTTEIRPGQVVPEVLPDYSVGLTASWEVDLFGRLRNQRRAALAGHLAAVEGTHAVLASLVSEVAATYYELLAVDLARDVVARAVEQREAALEIVRLQKEAGRGTELAVQQFEAELFDTRGLATALEQEIVEVENRINLLLGRYPRPVPRSTNALFAPPPSVGSGIPSALLENRPDVREAEQRLRAAEFDVAAARAAFFPSIVLTADVGYQAFDPRFLFSTPESITYGIAGGLVAPLINRAGLEATFSAASAVQLQALYEYQKAILTAYTEVVDALSNLDTARELLGRKEEQKAALLQTVETADLLYRAAKATYLDVLLAQEATLEADLELIEAQRRERLATVQIYKALGGGWR; from the coding sequence GTGAGGAAGACCCTCGTCTCCGTTTCCACGATGCTGCTGCTCGCGGCGTGCTCGGCACCCGACCCCATGGTCGTCCCCGACCGCCCGCTGCCGGAGGCCTTCGAGAACGGCGGTGGCGACACCGTCGCCAAGCTCCCCTGGCAGGAGTTCTTCACCGACGAGGCGCTCCGTTCCCTCATCGCCGAGGCGGTCGGCGGCAACCTCGACCTGCTCGCAGCGGCGCAGCGGATCGAAATCGCACGCGCCGCCGTGCGGGCCTCGGGCGGTGCCCTCCTTCCGCAGGTCGCCGCCACGGCCTCTGCCGGCGTACGCCGCTACGGCCAGTACACCGCGGAATGGGCCGGCAACTCCACGACCGAGATCCGCCCTGGCCAGGTGGTTCCCGAGGTCCTCCCCGACTACTCGGTGGGACTCACCGCCTCGTGGGAGGTCGATCTCTTCGGGCGTCTCCGCAACCAGCGGCGTGCGGCGCTCGCGGGCCACCTCGCCGCGGTCGAGGGGACGCACGCCGTCCTCGCATCGCTGGTGAGCGAGGTGGCCGCCACCTACTACGAGCTGCTCGCAGTCGATCTCGCCCGTGACGTGGTCGCTCGCGCGGTGGAACAGCGCGAGGCTGCCCTCGAGATCGTGCGGCTGCAGAAGGAGGCGGGGCGTGGCACCGAGCTCGCGGTGCAGCAGTTCGAGGCCGAGCTCTTCGACACCCGAGGCCTGGCCACGGCGCTCGAGCAGGAGATCGTCGAGGTCGAGAACCGGATCAACCTCCTCCTGGGACGCTATCCCCGCCCGGTTCCGCGCTCGACGAACGCCCTCTTCGCACCGCCGCCATCCGTGGGTTCCGGAATCCCTTCGGCGTTGCTCGAGAACCGGCCCGACGTCAGGGAGGCCGAGCAGAGGCTGCGAGCGGCAGAGTTCGACGTGGCGGCGGCGCGGGCAGCGTTCTTTCCGTCGATCGTTCTGACCGCCGACGTCGGCTACCAGGCTTTCGACCCGCGCTTCCTGTTCTCGACCCCCGAGTCGATCACCTACGGCATCGCCGGAGGCCTGGTCGCACCGCTCATCAACCGTGCGGGCCTCGAGGCGACGTTCTCGGCGGCTTCGGCGGTGCAGTTGCAGGCGCTCTACGAGTACCAGAAGGCGATCCTCACGGCGTACACCGAGGTGGTCGACGCGCTGTCGAACCTCGATACCGCCCGGGAACTTCTCGGACGCAAGGAGGAGCAGAAGGCAGCGTTGCTCCAAACCGTGGAGACGGCCGACCTCCTCTACCGGGCGGCGAAGGCCACGTACCTCGACGTGTTGCTCGCGCAGGAGGCGACGCTCGAAGCCGATCTGGAGCTCATCGAGGCCCAGCGGCGTGAGCGCCTCGCCACCGTGCAGATCTACAAGGCGCTCGGCGGCGGGTGGCGTTGA
- a CDS encoding N-acetylmuramoyl-L-alanine amidase, translating into MLKKNLPAWLIVHESVSAWGTAADINRWHLERGFQAIGYHYVIGSAYPSAASFRLKQPVPDHDGALLLGRDLDGDRDVDEEIGAHCPGYNSNSLGVCLIGEGGNYSEKQLATLYAFLASKVRQHGIPVERIRGHCETDNGRRQGKKCPSLPMDQVRAAVRARLELEDEARATLPAGATR; encoded by the coding sequence ATGCTCAAGAAGAACCTCCCCGCCTGGCTGATCGTCCACGAGTCGGTCTCGGCCTGGGGGACCGCTGCCGACATCAATCGCTGGCACCTCGAGCGAGGCTTCCAGGCGATCGGCTACCACTACGTGATCGGCAGCGCCTACCCGAGCGCCGCCAGCTTCCGCCTGAAGCAGCCGGTCCCGGACCACGACGGCGCGCTGCTCCTCGGGCGCGATCTCGACGGCGATCGCGACGTCGACGAGGAGATCGGCGCGCACTGCCCCGGCTACAACTCCAACAGCCTGGGCGTCTGCCTGATCGGCGAGGGCGGCAACTACAGCGAGAAGCAGCTCGCCACGCTCTACGCCTTCCTCGCCTCGAAGGTCCGCCAGCACGGGATCCCCGTCGAGCGGATCCGCGGCCACTGCGAGACCGACAACGGCCGCCGGCAGGGGAAGAAGTGCCCCTCCCTCCCCATGGACCAGGTGCGCGCCGCGGTGCGCGCCCGCCTCGAGCTCGAGGACGAAGCGCGGGCGACGCTGCCCGCAGGAGCGACGCGATGA